One segment of Haloplanus natans DSM 17983 DNA contains the following:
- a CDS encoding DUF4349 domain-containing protein — protein MNRRRPIGVVLVALVLLAGCGGSAGGAAGGGGDSAALAETNVEAERAADAGGGDGGDAARTDGTAAAERSIIRTGEVRLRVEDYERARTNLTAAVEARGGYVSDSTKQVNDRGEASWTTGRLVLRVPAENFSGTMTAVESEGRVLESSTSTQDVTDQVVDLQARLDNLRAERDRLRELYQRANDTEDVLAVERRLSEVQTEIERTEARLQNLQRRVAYSTITVEMTEPRPDRPAPDQWYDTPVLAAFLDSVHGVGVVLRAAVVGFAYAAPYLLVFLAPFAVVGALVYRFRRRILGGDGE, from the coding sequence ATGAACCGACGACGACCGATCGGCGTGGTGCTCGTAGCGCTGGTACTGCTCGCCGGCTGTGGCGGTTCGGCCGGCGGTGCAGCGGGCGGCGGTGGTGACTCGGCAGCCCTCGCGGAGACGAACGTCGAGGCCGAACGAGCCGCGGACGCCGGCGGTGGCGACGGCGGCGACGCCGCTCGGACGGACGGCACGGCCGCGGCCGAGCGGTCGATCATCCGCACCGGCGAGGTCCGGTTGCGCGTCGAGGATTACGAGCGGGCGCGGACGAACCTGACCGCGGCCGTCGAGGCCCGCGGGGGCTACGTCAGCGACTCGACGAAGCAGGTCAATGACCGCGGCGAGGCGTCGTGGACCACCGGTCGACTCGTCCTCCGGGTGCCCGCCGAGAACTTCTCCGGTACGATGACCGCCGTCGAGAGCGAGGGCCGAGTGCTCGAATCGAGCACGTCGACCCAGGACGTGACCGATCAGGTGGTCGACCTGCAGGCCCGACTGGACAACCTCCGCGCCGAACGCGACCGACTCCGCGAACTGTACCAACGCGCCAACGACACCGAGGACGTCCTCGCCGTCGAGCGTCGCCTCTCCGAGGTGCAAACCGAGATAGAGCGAACCGAAGCGCGTCTCCAGAACCTCCAGCGCCGGGTCGCCTACTCCACGATCACTGTCGAGATGACCGAACCTCGGCCCGACCGCCCGGCGCCCGACCAGTGGTACGACACGCCCGTCCTCGCCGCCTTCCTCGACTCGGTCCACGGCGTCGGCGTCGTCCTCCGGGCGGCAGTCGTCGGCTTCGCCTACGCCGCCCCCTACCTACTCGTCTTCCTCGCGCCCTTTGCCGTCGTGGGTGCGCTCGTCTATCGCTTCCGTCGCCGCATCCTCGGCGGCGACGGGGAGTAG